One Carettochelys insculpta isolate YL-2023 chromosome 1, ASM3395843v1, whole genome shotgun sequence genomic window, GTCCTTATTTTGCTCTGCAGATTAATTATTCACAAAATACATGTGGTTCTCAAAAAGTACTGCTCCACTAGAGTGCCAAAAGAGCAAGCTGAAGCAGGGGAGATAGCAGATGACATATCTACAATTAGTTAAGATCCTTGTCCTCAGAAGTGAACAACTTGTCATGCTCATACACCCAGCATCGTAATTGTTATTTGTTGTTGCATCACAACAGCATACTTCAGTACATCGGTAAGTTTTTGTCTAGGTCAATCATTTATAAGTCAAAATTGCACATTATAATACATCTTATTTTGGGATTTTTTCCATTCCCTCAAACCACATTATGATCCAAAGAAGGTATGTCCACCACACATTTGCTGCAAAATGTTGAATCTGGCACACTACAGTTACATTAAACAAGGATCTGACAGGTAAACTGTTACCCTTTCACTTCCCTGGGGAGAACTGAATAGTGGCACATGGGCTGGTTCAGGAGCACTGGCAAACATTTGTAGCTAGGATACCTAGAATGACCATAAAACTATTACTCTGGAATCTAACAGATAAGAAGCTGGGCACAAACACTGTGTGGTATTTACTAACTCAATCAAACTAATCCAACTTCACAGCCTAATTATCAACCAAAAATTAATGTAGGGTTACCTGAGACTAAAACCGTGTGATTTTAACAATGTAATGCATAAATTTCTCTCATTTACAAAGTAATATAACTAATACTGAGAAACATTAGTATATGACTTGCCAGTGAGAGATACAGTGACAATTTTTCCATACTCACAGATTTTCCTTCTGCCCAAATAACAGCTCCCACACCAGTTTTGTGATCCTCTAAAATATAGAATATATAAATCGTAAGTGACAGGCACTTCTATAGAAAACTTCCATTTGGATATCTGAAAGCATTCCCCTATAATCTATTAATAACAACTCTTGAGAACATCTGAGAGGTATTATCTGCATTTTGCCAACAGTGAAATAAGGAATAGAAAGATTAAGAAACTTACCAGAGGACTTACAAGTCCATGACAAACCCAGGGACAGAATGCAGCCCTCCTGACTCAGGCCTTTGTCTTTCTCCCAGTGCTTTAGTTGactaaataattttatttagtgTGGAGAAATATGAACAGAAGGTGACTTTTGACAGTTATTAGACACTACTAAGGCAATATGTGATTGATTTTGGCCAGCTTACAAAGCAGACTTTGTGTTGGGAATCCAGCCCATAGCATCAATGAATTAATTGACGGTACAAGGTCTCTTGgaaacttaacaaaaaaaaaaaagagagagagaaagaaataaagcaaaattTATTTAAAGACAATTTTTAATAGCCAGGTACAGAAACAAGCTCTAATACAGGAGAGTTTTGTTGGCTTTCTCTCACCCACTACACAGGAGTATGAGCAGAACTTTCATTTAAGTTACTTTGAAGTCTCCTGAGTACTTCTGATGGGGCATTTTAACTGATTAAAAATGGGACTGTTACAGTGATAGAGCACTCTGGTGATTATAGTGATTATCCAGTGTAGAACACTTCAACCAGTGTTGTTCCAATTATCCTTCTCCCATCACTCTTAGTGCTATGCTATGCAGAATTCAGCAATCATTTTCCAGGGACTTTCTTGCCAAGAAAATGTTTTTACAAAGTTTGACAAATTATTTATATGTTTTTCTTGGTTATTCCTATACAATAGACAGCATGAATTGTTCTTCTTCCTTAGATCCCTTCTTTGTCACACGGTATAACTAAAGTTACAGCTCTATTTCAGTATCAGTTAACATAGGATTAGGATATCACTGCAGGCCTCAGTAGGACAAACTGGGTTGGATGTAATGAACACTTATCCAAATATCTTCAGTTCTAAAAGGAAAACAGAACAAATTGTGCGTGTAAACCTTCCTTTACCCAAAATCACCACCTTTGTTTAAATAACTTGGATGATGTTTTATAAGGGGATCAGCATATCCTGGCTTAAAATTGTATCCAAAAGGGTTAAGCAGTCCAAGCTTGGTCATCGCTAGGTTAATACAGAGTTGTCTCAATATACCATGGCATTTGCTATTTTGATCCTCTCTCTATTGTGTGCCAACTCTACCTTCTGACCTTCCAAAATAACTAGCCTTTCAAAGAGCACAATTTGAAAAAGCATAAAGCTAGGCTTCAAACCCTGTACTTTGACACTTAAATAAATGGTCATATTTTCCACAGTCttagcacccagcagctccccttAAGGTTGCAATtgtaactgagggcagaattgGAATTTTAATTGagtaaacacatttttttttcagagggAGGTGAGAAAGCTAGAGCgggaattttaaaaatacataccaCTTAATTTCAAGAACCTTCTTCAGTGGGGATCTAGGTCAGGTTGAACGGATACAAAAAGCATCAGTGTCACATCTGCTTGGGCATAGCAATGGTGAGTTGTTAGCTAGTGCCTGTCCTGCTCAGACATTTGCCTATTTTTTACGGTTATTCAGGAACATAGCTAGATAGTCCGACACTGAACAGCATCCCAAGCCCACACTGCTATAAATAATTATATATGCACTTCACTGGTCAATTCAAAAAGTGGTGTTTGAGTACAGAAAATGCTGATCACCAATTGACAATTTTAGTTTACCCTACTGAGTTGACTGGAATGCCTTTGCTATTATAGAGGTCACTTTAAGAAAGAACAGGTATCTGGAAGAAAATTCCTTTTGCTATTCTGAAGGCAAAAAAGCCTCTTTGAGAATAATTAGGAACTAGAGAAAAGTAGAACTTTCTAAACTTTCCTGGGCCTCGTTATATGCATATACCAGAAATCTGCTTACTTTCCCACAGGAGAGGCAGGAATAATTAACCAAATTCTGCTTGGTGTACAAGGGTGGAGAGCCTATTAACTTGGACGGAAGTTACACTTGCATGTCAGTGCTGCATCTGATTTTGGGGAACAGTGTTCTGCCTGCAGCGGGAAGTATGTGAAATACCCCTCCCATAAAATTATGTAATCCTAGCTCAGGAATCTATTTCCTCCCACAGATCTTCCTGCATATCAATTATTTAACATAACATTTTAATAATGACTACATTCTCAAGACTTCTGATGGCTGCCCCATCTCCAAGACTTTCACAAATACATTAATGCATACACTGTATACTGTGTGACTCTCaaatgggcagctggcaggatgtAAAGAGTTTACGAGTTTATGGTGCATGATGTGAGGAAGAATGAACAGCTTGTGCTTCTTGAAGCCAATCTCACGTACAAAAGTCAAGTTTTCCACTGAGGCACCTTGTACCTTAAGGAAACTATTACAAATGGCAAAGAATGGGAGGCTAGGCGAAGAATCCACAAGTTAAAGGTTTTATAACGTTTTCCTAAGAAATGTTCTCTCAGGCCATCTAGTACCAATTCATGCACACTATGACTAAACACTAAAGTGTGCAGCTCTCTTGGTATTTGTCTCTCTCTTAGCTATCCTACAGCCTTCTGTTATTTTTTCTAATTGCCCCATAGAACAAAAGCTAGAAAAAACCCATATTTTGTTAAAGAAAACCAAGAATCTAAGTCAGTCTGAGTTCAGTCCTGCAGTCAAACCCATTTTCAGTTTAATTACATCAGTGACTCATGGGGACTAATGATGGAAGAGGTGtctgggagagaaagacaaaTGATTCTAAATGTGATAAGACCTCTTCAACAAACACAGTATGTAAAAGTTTAGTATTGCCAGGTATTTCCTAGAGGACATGACACATACAATAGTTCAGACTTTAAAATGTGCAGGCCAACGAGAAGTACATATTAATGTAAGGGAAATACTTACATCCCTTATCAACAGAACTAGCAATCTGTCATAACTGACCTATTTTAAAGCATTCAAAACTATCAATTTACATAGATCTTTCAAACAAATGATTCATTATTTATGATTGGTAAAAGAAAACACTGGCAAATATAGTAACTAACCAACATGGAGAAAGCGAAAAATGAGTAAGGAGAGTATTGTGGATTTTAAGCTTCTTACGCATTATGTAGAGTATATATTTTCCCTCCAAGTTCTGCCTATCTCAAAGTATTTTAGTTTTTAACAGGGAATTTGCACCACTCTGCCTTATTTAAATAACTAGAGAATAAGGGGATTAGAAATCACTGGTATCAAAAGTAGGCCAAAGTCAGTTCATAGCCTCTGTCCTCTACCAAAATAGTATTCTGTTCTTCAAAACTCCAGAATCTTTGAAGgtgggaaatatttttgttgttaagTGTGTAATAATTATCACTAGTAAACAATGGGAATAGGAAAGTGCTGTAACACAGAAGTAActatttttttttgctggtgggtAAAGAGCAGATATGGACGAGCATCTCTATCTCTGTTTGCTATTATTTTCTATTTATAGATCATGCTTTCCAGAATGCCACATATAACCTCCTTTATTAACAGATTACACCTACTGTTTGTATTTAAAGGCAAGTCTTAGAAGGGGCTCCAATAAATTGAACAACATTGTTGCATTCTTTGCGATAGGAGTACGCACTCCAGCTGAGGAGGCTTTGCCAGTGTAGGATAACTGCATTGTGATCATTCTTTTCTATTCAATGAGCACAAAgctctttacaaacattaatgaagtgctccgtGTGAGGTACTTTAAATggtagccccattttacagatgtaggAACTAAGGCACAGAGCAGGTGACTACCTTGCGAAAAGTCAGATAGGAAGTGTTTGGCACAGCCAGGAATTTAACCAGGGATCCTTACATTCAGTCCCATGATCACCAAAAGCCTGTTttttctcccacacacacatcaaCTCACCAGTTCGGTATGCCAGTAACCTGGCTTGTATCATACAATGCCTTGCAATTTCTTGGGGCAAGCTCTGATGGTGCATTTCATTTGTCTGCTGTGATCCATTATTATAAAATCCAAACTGGCCAAAGGTTGGGACACTGGCTGCTACTGTAGCCAAAAGCAGGACAAGATCTTTCATGTTTTGCCTAAGATTATTAAAATATGGATTTTCACAGAGGTTCTCCAGACCCAGAGTCATCAGTATTTGCTTGTGCATTTCTTCATTTGAAATTAGGAATAAACTTTCATACTCTTTTATTCTTTCTTGTCTACACTCAGTATAAAAATCAGCGTTACACTCAGACAGAGTTTTTGCAGCTTTTTGAATGAAATCACACTTGAAGGAGGTTTCCTCTACAAACTGCACCATATCACACACTAAAGGCTGAAGCGAGAGACACACACGAGCTCGACTATTTGACTTCAATCTTTCTACTGCTTTGGCATCCAGCTTTGCATCTTCAGTACTGGTAGGGTTGGAAGCTTCATTCTGCAAACTTATTTCAGGATCTGCAGGCCAATATGAAATTCTATTCACTCCAGCTGGAACAGAAGATACACATGGTTAACAGGAAATATACAACGCTGGTGTAAAacatttttcataattttaaCTTCAAAATATTACCACAGCATACTGCATTTTGGTGCCAACAACAAGGAGTTGGTGTTCCTCAAACTGTATTTGAGCAACATATGTCCAGGAAAATACAAATATCGAGGGTGTCTTATGCTAGCTAATTTTGCTTTTATTATGCTCCTACTGTTCTGGCAACCAAAAGTCCAAGATGCACCATCTTCAGTACAGTGAAGGTAATTATTTTCTAGACTGTAAGCTCCTCAGGGGAGGGACTCTTTACTTTTATGTCTTCTGTCACCTGATCACATTGCCAGTGTACAAGAAAAATCAGTTATTGTCAGTGGTGCTCTAGTTGGTAAAAAATCAGGATTGCTGAAGAACAGTGCAGTCTTCACCACACAAGGAAGAAAAAtgtgatctgtacaaagcacctGGTTTTCATCTTAATTGGAGAAGGAATTTCAAAGAATTGAATCTGAGTTCCACATGAACTCACATTCCTCTTTGCTGAAGTTAATACTTAGCATACACTTGGGTCTTCTGGTAAAACTACAGGCTGGCAAACAGAATGTAATTACTTTGCATGAAAGTGACCAGGACTCACAGGTTAACACAGTTACCCTTGTAAAGTGTGATGAGAATGTCAGCGGTCAAAGGCATCAGTTTTATGTACAAGTTACGAAAATAACAATGCCACTTAATAGAACCTGAGACACTGAGTGGTTACTGGCTCATTGGgaagagacccacttcttgaatCACCAACTACAGAACAAAGACATTTAATGCTGGTTTCTCCTAATGAAAATATCAAGGCTTATTATGCAAACCAAAGAGGTAAACAAATACCTACAGCAGAGGGGCAACCCTAAGGGAGCTGAATCTTTTCGTATACAGTCATAAGTAGCAAAACATCAAATTTAACAAGTTTATCCTTTTCAAACTACAGTCTTTAACTTACCATTTACGATCATTTTTAAACAAGTTGAACATGGTTTTCTGGAAAAATAAAGATCACAATTTTTAAGCCTTGATCCATGTTTAATCAGAGCAATTTGACCAGCATGTAAGTCTGCACTGGAGCAATGCAAACCaatcattttaacatttttcacTACGACAAGGCCAGTCTTCTTTACCTATATAAAAAGTATAttaatttttgttaaaaattaaaaaggtgaTAATGATAACATAATTCCATCAGTGTGTTCCACAAAGCAGAAACTGTCTAAATTTAGTattgcatttctttgcatttaagGCTATGGTAACATATGGCATGGAATGTCAAAACAGATATTTCATAATCCCAGGATACTGGGTTTATTGGACCACATTTTACTGGTGGAAAAGGCAAGCTTTGAGATACACAGCGCTGTTCTTTAGGTCTAGGAAAGGTATGTAAGGCATCAGAGCTAAATACAAGGAGGACTACTTATGCTAAGCACTCTGTTCCACCTTTTAGTTTGCTGTGACACTGTGTAGattgaaagtttgtctctttcaccaacagaagttggttctaTTAAAAAatactacctcatccaccttgtctctcaaagATTAATAAGTAGATGTGCCTCTTGGTTATATTCCCTTTAGGCACTGACATTCAATACAGACCTTGGAAGAACATGTTTATCTTTCTAGGCATCTAACAGATCCCATATTAAATGTCCAGTCAAAACACATTTACTCTGTGTTCTTTTCTGGGACAGACTGCCCCCTGAAATCCACACGGAGGATGGGATATCTGGCATATTTCCAGTCAGTTTCTTTTGAATGATTCCGTCTGGGTGAGGGTTGTCTCCCTC contains:
- the CDADC1 gene encoding cytidine and dCMP deaminase domain-containing protein 1 isoform X3, giving the protein MIVNAGVNRISYWPADPEISLQNEASNPTSTEDAKLDAKAVERLKSNSRARVCLSLQPLVCDMVQFVEETSFKCDFIQKAAKTLSECNADFYTECRQERIKEYESLFLISNEEMHKQILMTLGLENLCENPYFNNLRQNMKDLVLLLATVAASVPTFGQFGFYNNGSQQTNEMHHQSLPQEIARHCMIQARLLAYRTEDHKTGVGAVIWAEGKSSCDGTGAMYFVGCGYNAFPVGSEYADFPHMDDKQKDREIRKFRYIIHAEQNALTFRCQEIKPEERSMIFVTKCPCDECVPLIKGAGIKQIYAGDVDVGKKKADISYMKFGELKGVNKFTWQLSPFHTGVHEPTARENGLQKMKSLEEQQHQSKKLCLGNH
- the CDADC1 gene encoding cytidine and dCMP deaminase domain-containing protein 1 isoform X2, giving the protein MELFPPVKQQKKSQVKKTGLVVVKNVKMIGLHCSSADLHAGQIALIKHGSRLKNCDLYFSRKPCSTCLKMIVNAGVNRISYWPADPEISLQNEASNPTSTEDAKLDAKAVERLKSNSRARVCLSLQPLVCDMVQFVEETSFKCDFIQKAAKTLSECNADFYTECRQERIKEYESLFLISNEEMHKQILMTLGLENLCENPYFNNLRQNMKDLVLLLATVAASVPTFGQFGFYNNGSQQTNEMHHQSLPQEIARHCMIQARLLAYRTEDHKTGVGAVIWAEGKSSCDGTGAMYFVGCGYNAFPVGSEYADFPHMDDKQKDREIRKFRYIIHAEQNALTFRCQEIKPEERSMIFVTKCPCDECVPLIKGAGIKQIYAGDVDVGKKKADISYMKFGELKGVNKFTWQLSPFHTGVHEPTARENGLQKMKSLEEQQHQSKKLCLGNH